The Candidatus Omnitrophota bacterium genome contains the following window.
GGCTCTGAAGACTAAGACGTTTGCCTGATTCTATCTGGACTAATTTAATCTTAAATCCAGGGGCTGTTTGTAAGACTGTATAAGAGCCCCAGGGTCGCTTTTCAGTTAAATGTCTTATATGTTCTTTTCGCTTAGAAGACTTTAATTTCTCAATGATTTTCTTTACATCCTGTGATCTGGATCTGTCACATACCATTAAGGCATCAGGGGTATCGGCAATAATCAAATCCTCTAAACCGATTGTAGCAATCAATCTCTTACCTCGGCTGAAAACACAAATTCCCTTGCTATCCAAATCCACAGAATCTGCCTGGATTAAGTTTCCATGCTTATCCTTGCCTAAAACATCCTCAAGGGCATCCCAGCTACCTAGGTCTGCCCAGCTAAAGGTTGCAGGTAAAAGAGCAATTTTTCCTGAGCGTTCCAGAATACCGTAATCAACTGATATCGGCTTAACTCTATGCCAAACCTTATTAATATCCTCAATTGAGTTTATGGACATTAATTGTGAATATAGTGCCGGTAGATAGCGTTTTAACTCCTCAAGAAAAGCCGCTACCTTCCAGACAAAAATACCGCTATTCCAAAAGTAATCCCGATCAGCCATATACTTTTTCGCCTTCTCTAAACTCGGCTTCTCCAGGAATCTATCAACCTTGTAATAACAAACTCTTTTATTTGTTCTTTTGTGAGGTCGCTTTATTTTTATATAACCATATCCGGTTGAGATTCTTTTTGGCTTTATGCCTAATGTCACCAAAAAACCAAGATCAGCAACATCTATAGCCCTAAGCAAACTCATCTTAAATTTAGGAAGATCTCTAATGAAATGATCAGATGGCAGAACGATTAATGTTGCATCTTTATCTAGCTGCTCAATCAATCTTGCGCAATATCCTATAGCAGGAGCAGTGTTTTTCGCCTCGGGCTCTAATAATATATTTACTTCAGGAATATGAAACTTTTTTATCTGCCTCTTTAATTCGAAGAAATAAGAGAATCTGGTAATAATGTAGATCTGCCTAGGCCTTACTAATCCCTGAAGACGAAAGAGTGTATTTTGAATTAAGGAACCTCCTTCTCCCAGTTCCATAAATTGCTTTGGCTCAAGCTCCCTGGAAAAAGGCCAAAAACGACTACCCACGCCGCCGGCTAAAATCAAGGCAAAAATATTTTTGTTGGAATGCCTATCACTGGCCATAAACAACTCCTTATTTTAACGCTAAAGAGATTATCTTCTTATTCATGAAGGCCTCGCCTATCAAAACTGCATCAATGCCTGCCTTCTTGAGATTAGAAATATCACTATTTCTTTTTATGCCACTCTCGCTAACTACTAACTTCCCTTTAGGAATTAATTTCATAAGCCGGGGTGTAGTCTTTAAATCTATTCGGAAGGTTTTTAGATTTCTATTGTTTATGCCTATAATACGAGGTTTAATAGCAAGCGCCTTTTTCAAGTCACTCTTTGAAAAAACCTCAACAACGCAATCCATGCCTAATTTCTCTGCAAGATCATATAGGATCTTAAGCCTCTTTTGGGTCAGAATTCTAGCAATTAAAAGAATTGCATCAGCACCAAAGGCACGTGATTCGTATACCTGATATTCATCGATTATGAAATCTTTACGCAAGATAGGTAATTTTACTTTTGCCTTAATCTTACTTATATATGAAAGATGACCTTTAAAAAATTTTCTATCAGTAAGCACTGAGAGGGCATCTGCACCTGCCTTCTCTAGCTGCAAAGCCAACTGTACTGGATTGAAATTACTGCGTATGATGCCTGCTGAAGGCGAAGCCTTCTTAACCTCGGCAATAACACAAAGCTTATTTCTCTTAGCTATAGCCTTTTTAAAATCTCTAGGCCTTGCTCTATACCTTAAACTAGTCAGAGATCTTCTCTTTTTTGCCTTGCTAATTTCGATTCTTTTATTTTTGATTATATTGCTTAAGATATCCACTCTCTCACCTGTTAGTGAACGCCTTCAAGTCTTGCAACTTATCCAAGGCCTTACCTGAGCCTATGGATTCTCGCGCCTTTTCTATTCCTGCTTCAATCGTTGCCGCGCTATCTGCTACATAAATTGCAACGCCTGCATTAAGAAGAACAATATCCTTTTTAGGGCCGTCTTTACCTTTTAAGACTTCCAACACAATCTGTGCATTAAAGACTGCATCGCCGCCCTTAAGATCTGCAAGCCTTGCCTGACTTATACCAAATTTATCAGGTTCAATCGTAAAATTTTTAAAATCATTATCTTTATATTCACAAACCAATGTATTGTCACAAGTCGTAATCTCATCTAAGCCGTCCTCACCATGTACGACCATTGCATGAGAAAGTCCTAAATTTGCCAAGACGTGTATAAGAGGATCAATCAGCTTTCTATCAAAAACACCTATAATCTGATGAGTCGCAAACGCAGGATTAGTCAAAGGGCCTAAGATATTGAATATTGTGCGTGTCTTTAATCTCTTGCGCACTGGCATTGCATATTTCATTGCTGGATGTAGATTAGGAGCAAATAAAAAAACAACACCAATCTCCTCTAATGCCTGTTCAATAGCCTTCGCGTCAATTAACAAATTAACCCCTAACGCCTCTAGGACATCAGCGCTACCACAAGAGGAAGAAACGCCTCTATTGCCATGTTTTGCAACCCTTATATCAGCTCCTGCTAAGACAAATGCAACTATTGTTGAAATATTAAACGTTTGGGCATTATCTCCACCTGTGCCACAGGTATCAAAGATAATACCTGTGGGTGCTTTTATTCTTTTTACAAACTTGCGCATTGTTAAGCTAGCACCAGTAATCTCATCGACTGTCTCGCCTTTAGCCTTCAAGAGCAGCAGAAAAGATTCAATATCAGACTCAGCCGCATGTCCAGTCATAATCTCCTCCATGCAAATGCGCATCTCTCCTTGAGTTAAATCTGTTTTTTGTTCTAAGATTTTAATGGCTTCTTTTAACATATTTGCCCTCTTAAGATCATAGGTCTAGAAAATTCTTCAAAATCTTTTTACCTTCTCCTGTCAATATTGATTCCGGATGAAATTGAACACCAAAAACAGGTTTCCTCTTATGTTGCAAACCCATAATCTCACCCTGTTTTGTCCAGGCAGTAATCTCTAAACTAGAAGGCAGGCCTCTCTTCTCTACGATAAGCGAATGATAGCGAGTAGCGAGGAAGGGATTTCTAATATCTTTAAAGATCTTGCAATTGTTATGATAAATTAGAGATGTCTTGCCGTGCATTAGCTTTTTTGCACCTACAATCTTAGCGCCAAAGGCCTCGCCAATACACTGATGCCCCAGACATACACCCAGGATAGGGACAGAATTGCAAAAATTAGTTACAACCTCAAGAGATATGCCTGCATGCTTAGGCCTTCCCGGACCTGGAGATATGACTATTCTTTTTGGCATAAGCCTTTTTATTTCTTTAATTGTGATCTTGTCATTGCGAAAGACCTTAAGATTAGCGCCAAGTTCACCTAGATACTGAACAAGGTTATATGTGAAAGAATCATAGTTATCAATTACTAAAATCATACCTTACTCCTTCTCTCTCCAGATCTTTGCGCCTAAATTCTGTAGCTTTAAGTCTAATTTTTCATATCCGCGATCAAGATGATATATTCGCGATATTGTGCTTTTGCCTTCTGATACTAGGGCTGCTAAAACAAGCGCAGCTGAAGCCCGCAAATCACATGCCATTAGTGAAGCACCCGAAAGACGCTTGACTCCATGCACAACAGCATAAGGACCTTCACGCTGGATATGTGCGCCCATACGGTTTAACTCTGCCACATGCATAAATCTATCAGGATATACCTTTTCATGGATAATACTGATTCCTGAGGTAACGCTCATCAGAGACATTGTCTGGGCTTGCATATCTGTAGGAAACCCAGGATAAGGAAAGGTAGTTACATTAATTGCTTTTGTATTCCTAATGCTCTTAACCCTTAATTCATTATCCCTGGCCTTGATTTCAACTCCGGCTCTTATCAAAACATCTATTATTGCTCCTAAATGTTCTGCAACGCAGTTTTTTATGAGTATGTCACCTTTGGTAATCGCAGCTGCCACCATGAATGTACCGGCCTCAATCCTATCAGGTATAACAGTATGTTCTGCACCACCTAATTTATCTACGCCATCAATCTTTATAATCGGTGTACCAGCCCCTTTAATCTTTGCTCCCATTTTTATAAGAAATTCAGCTAGGTCGGAAATTTCAGGCTCACAGGCAGCAGCCTCAATTATTGTACTGCCGCGAGCTAACGTAGCTGCCATCATTATATTAGCCGTTGCTGTTACTGAAGGACCAAATTCACCACCAAGATAAATACGATTGCCGCGTAAATGATTATTCTTGGCAGAAGCAATGACATAGCCAGAATCAATGTTAATATCAACACCCAGACCAATTAAGCCTTTTAAATGTAAATCCACTGGTCGTACACCAATAATGCAGCCACCTGGCAAAGATACCTTAGCATGCTTCAAGCGGGCAACCAATGGACCCAAGACACAAAAAGAAGCACGCATAGTTGATACTAGCTTATAAGGTGCTAAGCTATTTAATTCCTTTCGCGGCTTCACTACCACTGTACCATTCTGAAAATCAACCCTTTTACCTAGATACTCGATAATCTTAATCATTGTCTGCACATCTTTGAGTTTAGGGGAAGAGTGAATCTTGCATACCTCATCTGTCAAGAGTGTTGCCGCTAAAATAGGAAGAAAGGCATTCTTAGCACCACTCACCTCAACCTTACCCTCTAACTTAACGCCACCTTCAATAACTAACTTATCCATTAGTTCTGGCCCTCTTATATCCTATCTAAACATATAACTCTTTCGATGCCATTATAATCATTGATGATTTCTCTAATTTCAAATTGAGGATAATCAGCGATAATCTTACTTATGCCCTCAACCTGGCCTAAGCCAATTTCAAATAATAAAATGCCTCGTGGTTTTAATAGATCTTTGGCTGTCTTTAAAATTTGTCCATAAAAATGTAGCCCATCCTTACCGCCATCCAAGGCAGGCCTTGGTTCATTTTTTACCTCAGGCGCAAGATGCCCTAAATCTGTGGTCGTTATATAAGGAGGATTGGAAACAATCATATCAAAGCTAGAAGCTAAAAACTGCAAGCCAGAAGCTGAGAATAAATCTACCTTCCTAAAATCTATTTTCTTCTGGACTGCATGCAACCTTGCATTCTGCTCTGCCAGATCTAGTGTGATTACAGCAATATCTATTGCTGTAATCTTTGCATTTGTAAGATTTTTAGCTAAACTGATAGCGATATTACCGGCACCAGTTCCTATATCTAGGATCTTTAGATCTTGCCCTTTACATCTTGGCCCTTGCATCAGGGAAATTGCCTCCTCAACCAATATCTCGGTCTCAGGACGAGGAATAAACGTACCAGGCTGAATCTTAAATTCCAGCCCAAAGAATTCACATCTGCCTAAGATATATTGAAGCGGCACGCCCTTTTGCCTTTCTCTATTAATTGCAAGCCTACGAGACTCCTGTTCTCCAGATAAATGCAAGGTCCGAGGATCTGAGTATAATTGGGCACGCGTACAATTTAATAAATCACAAAGTATCAACTCTTGCTCATTCATTGTTCATTAGCCGCTTGCGCTTATCCTTATCTTCATTCTCAATAAGGGCTTGGATGATTTCATCAAGACTACCCTCTAATATCTCTTCTAACCTATGAATTACAAGGCCGATGCGGTGATCAGTAACGCGATGCTCAGAGAAATTATAGGTGCGAATTTTCTCACTTCGATCACCACTTCTAATCTGGGAACGCCGCTGATTAGAGATTTCGTTTTCATTCTTTTCTCTTTCTGCCTCTAAGAGCCTGGTTCGCAATACGCGCATTGCCTTATATTTGTTCTTAAGCTGAGAACGCTCATCCTGACAGATAATAACCAAACCCGAAGGCAAATGAGTAATTCTAACAGCTGAATCTGTAGTATTAACACTCTGGCCACCTGGCCCGGATGATTTGAACACATCAATCTTTAAATCCTTGGGGTCAACTTTTACATCTGCCTCTTTTGCCTCAGGTAAAACTGCAACTGTTGCTGCAGAGGTATGAATCCTGCCTGAGGCCTCGGTAACTGGCACGCGCTGGACTCGATGAACGCCGCTTTCAAATCTTAACTTTCTAAAGGCATCCTTTCCTCTCACGGAAAATATGACTTCTTTGAAGCCCCCTGCTTCAGAAGGATGACTACTTAAGATCTCAGCCCTCCAGCCGCACTTATCAGCAAATCTAGAATACATTCTGAATAGATCAGCGGCAAATAGGCTCGCCTCCTGGCCTCCGGTTCCAGCCCGAATCTCGACAATAACGTCTAGACTGGCATCTTTATCTTCGCCTAATAAAAACTGCTCCAGTTTCTTTCCTAGGTCTTTCTGGGTAGCCTCAAGCACTTCTATCTCCGCCTTTGCAAGATCCAAAAACTCCTGATCATGCTTTTCTTCTAATACATTTTCTAATTGAACCAATTCCAGCGTAATCTTCTTCCATTTACGGAAATCCCTAACCGGTTCAACCAAGGCGGATAATTCCTTTGCCAAGGATAGACACTTAGGCTGATCAGAGATAATTTTAGGATCAGCCAAAAGATGCTCAATATCTACTAGCCGTTTTTCTAAATCTTCGAATTTTTTCTTAAACATTTTATATAAATAGAAAAATGGATTAAAGATACTCTAAAATTCAGTAATCTTTAATTCCACTTATTTTTCTTTCTTATATTTCTTAAGAAATTTTTCGACCCTTCCTGCAGAATCAACAAATTTCTGTCTACCTGTAAAAAAAGGATGACATTTTGAACAGATTTCAACCCTGATATTCTGTTTTGTTGAACGCGTGTGGATAACCTCTCCACAGGCACAGGTAATCGTTGCTTGCTTATATTCTGGATGTATACTCTTCTTCATTACTTCTTATTTCACCTCCCTAAAAGTTTAAGTCTTGGCTTGATTCATGCTGTTTAAAAACTCTTCATTATCTTTGGTCTTATTCAACTTATCAATTAAAAGCTCCATTGCCTCAGCAGAATTAAGTTCATTGAGGACCTTACGCAGAATCCACGTCTTTTGCAACTGCTCTCGATTAACAAGCAGTTCTTCTCTGCGCGTATTGGAGCGTTTTATATCTATTGCCGGATAAATCCTTCGTTGGAATAGAGTCCTATCAAGCTGCAGTTCCATATTACCCGTGCCTTTAAATTCTTCAAATATTACCTCATCCATACGCGAACCAGTATCTACTAAGGCAGTAGCAACAATGGTTAGACTTCCGCCTTCTTCTATAGCACGTGCAGCTCCGAAGAAGCGTTTAGGCTTATGCAAGGCATTGGAATCTACGCCACCAGTAAGAATCTTGCCGCTGTGCGGAACAACTGTGTTATAAGCACGCGCTAATCTTGTAATGCTGTCAAGCAAGATAACAACATCTTTCTTATGCTCAACGAGGCGTTTAGCCTTCTCCAATACAATCTCTGCTACCTGTACGTGCCGTTCTGCTGGCTCATCAAAGGTAGAAGAAATAACCTCACCCTTAACAATCCTCTGCATATCTGTTACCTCTTCCGGCCGTTCATCTATAAGCAGTACGATTAATGTAACCTCTGGATAATTCTCTGCTATTGAATTGGCAATCTTTTGCAAGAGAACCGTCTTTCCACTATAAGGAGCAGCCACAATCATAGAGCGCTGGCCCTTTCCAATCGGAGTAAGCAAGTCCATTACCCGCATTGATACTTCCTCAGGTTTTACCTCAAGCTTCAATCTTTGATTCGGGTATAAAGGCGTAAGATTATCAAAGAGGACCTTATCCTTAATCGATTCCGGATTCTCAAAATTTACAGCCTCTACCTTTAAAAGGGCAAAATATTTCTCACCTTCTTTGGGCGGTCGAATCTGTCCACTAACAGTATCTCCGGTGTGTAAATCAAATTTTCTTATTTGAGACGGCGAAATATAAATATCATCCGGACAGGGCAGGTAGTTATAATTGGGGGAACGCAAGAAGCCAAAGCCATCTGGTAAGACCTCCAAGACTCCCTCCCCGAACATCAACCCTTCCTTCTCTGCCTGGGCCTGCAGGATTTTAAAAATTAAGTCCTGCTTCCTTAAACTACTTATGCCATTAACATTTAAACTCCTGGCAACCTTGTTTAATTCTGATACCTTCATTTCCTTTAGATGTACAATATCAACCTTAGCAACTTTTATCTCTTTCTTTGCTTCTGTAGTCATCTCGCCACCTCTTTGTAAATCTTTTTTATTTGCCCTTTTAACTGATTTAAAGATCCTGAGTTATTAATAACAAAATGCGCATGCCTCTTTTTATCTATAAACGGAAGCTGATGATTAAGGCGCATCCTGAACTCTGCTTCCGATAACTTATGTTTTCCTAAGGCGCGTTTCAACCTTAGCCGCAACGGACAATTTATCAAAAGGACATAATCAACAAAACGATTAAAACCGCTCTCTATCAAAAGCGCAGCATCAACTATGATTAAGCCGTATTTTTTTCCTATCTCTTGCTTTAGTCTTTTTATAATATGGGGGTGCACTATTCTATTCAAGGCCCTTAGTGCATTTTTATCGCAAAATGCTCTCAGACTAAGTTTTTTTCTATCTAAATGACCCTTGGCAGTCAACACATCCTTACCAAAGGTCTCGGCTATTTTTTTTACAACTGCTGGTCTCATCCTGTAGATATCTTTTGTGAGCCTGTCGGCATCAAGAACCTTTGCGCCCAATTTCTTAAAGATTGATGCGGCCGTGCTTTTTCCGCTTCCGATACTGCCGGTAACTCCAATAACAATCCTGTTTTTAATCTGCATTGTTTAATATTTTTTCATAAAGTTTTCGGCAAGCCTAGATGTCATAGCAATAAATTATTGCCTTAGACTGATGTAGTAGGCCTTGCGATTAGAGAAACGGTTATTACGATAATTATAAACTGAATTATCCAGCCGATAATACAAACTGCAACTGCCCTAAATGTGCTGCGATAATCAAGTGCCTGTCTGACAGCAATTACCATTGCCGCTAACATCCAGAATGCAGCTACAAAAAACACAATATTAGTAAGAAAAGGAATAATGCCTAAAATCCGAATAAGTCCGGGTGAAGTCGAGAATCCTATAGTGCGCAATAACTGTCCCAAATCTGCCTTTGTATCTGGGGTTGGTAGCAATTTTGTGCCGACAAAGTAAGTAATAAAGGCCCAAATATACCAGGCTACCAATGCTAAAATCGTACCTGCTAAGACTGAACTAAAGCCTCCTGTTGTAATAGTGCCTAAACCAGCAGCAAGACTTGATAAAACCACAACCAGCATAGCCTGAGTCATGGCAGACTTATCTGCCTCTACCTCTTCGTACAATTTAGGCTCTAACTGTGCTGCCCGAATCATCCTCTCCCTCAACTTCTTCCAATCAACCATTTCCAACCTCCCATTTTGTACCGCCATTGTTTATACTCTAACATTCTTCCATCTCTAGCCAATTCTTCCCTTTTTTTATAGTAACCTTGATCGGAACAGAAAGACTAAAAGCATGTTCCATCTTACTCTTAATAATCGCAATAATATCTTCTAGTTCTTTCTTTTCACAATCAAAGATAAGTTCATCATGCACTTGCAGCACCATCTTCGAAGAAAAACCTTTTTCTTTAAACTCCCCAAATATATCTAACATTGCCTTTTTTATTAAATCTGCGGCTGAACCCTGTACTGGCATATTTATTGCCTGACGCTCGGCAAAAGAACGCACTCTAATATTCTGAGAGTTAATTGCAGGCAAGTAGCGCCGGCGACCCATGATTGTACTGATAAAACCATCGCGCCTTGCGTCTTCAATGCAAGAGATCATAAAATCCTTCACCTTAGGATAACGCAAGAAATAATTTTCTATAAATTCCTCCGCCTCATACAAGGCTACTCCTAAATCCTTTGCCAGGCCAAATGAACTTATACCGTAGATTATTCCAAAATTTACTCTTTTGGCAATATTGCGCATTGATTCATCCAGATCTTTTTTGTCTACTCCAAAGATCAAAGAAGCAGTATGATTATGGACATCCTCATTGTTCTTAAAGGCCTCGATAAGATTCTCCTCACCTGAGAGATGCGCTAGGATACGCAGTTCTATCTGAGAATAATCAGCGCTTAATAGGAAATTGCTAACCTTGGAGGGAATAAATGCCTTTCTGATTTGAGCACCCACCTCGGTTTTAATCGGTATATTTTGTAAATTTGGATTAGAGGAACTTAAACGGCCTGTCTGGGTTCCTGTCTGATTAAGAGAGGTATGTAGTCTTGCCTTTTTATCAATTAACTTCGGAAAGACATCAAGATAGGTAGTCTTAAGTTTGGTTAACTGCCTAATTTTGAGTATCTCCTCTACGATGGGATGCTCATTAGATAGGCTCTTTAATACTGCCTCATCAGTTGCAGCATGGGTTTTTCTACGCTTTCTTATTGGTAGTTTCAACTCTTCAAAAAGAACCTGACTTAACTGCTTGGGAGAATTTATATTGAATTCTCTACCCGCCAGTCCAATAATGTCTTCTCGCAGTTTATTTATCTGTCTATCTACTTTTTTAGACAGTGCCTCCAAGATCTGCCTATCGATTCCTACTCCAGTCATTTCTAAATCAGCCAATACTTCTAAAAGCGGCATCTCAATGTCGAAAAAGAGTTGCTGCATACCTTTTTCTTCTA
Protein-coding sequences here:
- the coaE gene encoding dephospho-CoA kinase (Dephospho-CoA kinase (CoaE) performs the final step in coenzyme A biosynthesis.) — encoded protein: MQIKNRIVIGVTGSIGSGKSTAASIFKKLGAKVLDADRLTKDIYRMRPAVVKKIAETFGKDVLTAKGHLDRKKLSLRAFCDKNALRALNRIVHPHIIKRLKQEIGKKYGLIIVDAALLIESGFNRFVDYVLLINCPLRLRLKRALGKHKLSEAEFRMRLNHQLPFIDKKRHAHFVINNSGSLNQLKGQIKKIYKEVAR
- the rpmE gene encoding 50S ribosomal protein L31, coding for MKKSIHPEYKQATITCACGEVIHTRSTKQNIRVEICSKCHPFFTGRQKFVDSAGRVEKFLKKYKKEK
- the trpD gene encoding anthranilate phosphoribosyltransferase — translated: MLKEAIKILEQKTDLTQGEMRICMEEIMTGHAAESDIESFLLLLKAKGETVDEITGASLTMRKFVKRIKAPTGIIFDTCGTGGDNAQTFNISTIVAFVLAGADIRVAKHGNRGVSSSCGSADVLEALGVNLLIDAKAIEQALEEIGVVFLFAPNLHPAMKYAMPVRKRLKTRTIFNILGPLTNPAFATHQIIGVFDRKLIDPLIHVLANLGLSHAMVVHGEDGLDEITTCDNTLVCEYKDNDFKNFTIEPDKFGISQARLADLKGGDAVFNAQIVLEVLKGKDGPKKDIVLLNAGVAIYVADSAATIEAGIEKARESIGSGKALDKLQDLKAFTNR
- the prmC gene encoding peptide chain release factor N(5)-glutamine methyltransferase, with the translated sequence MNEQELILCDLLNCTRAQLYSDPRTLHLSGEQESRRLAINRERQKGVPLQYILGRCEFFGLEFKIQPGTFIPRPETEILVEEAISLMQGPRCKGQDLKILDIGTGAGNIAISLAKNLTNAKITAIDIAVITLDLAEQNARLHAVQKKIDFRKVDLFSASGLQFLASSFDMIVSNPPYITTTDLGHLAPEVKNEPRPALDGGKDGLHFYGQILKTAKDLLKPRGILLFEIGLGQVEGISKIIADYPQFEIREIINDYNGIERVICLDRI
- a CDS encoding YIP1 family protein, which encodes MVDWKKLRERMIRAAQLEPKLYEEVEADKSAMTQAMLVVVLSSLAAGLGTITTGGFSSVLAGTILALVAWYIWAFITYFVGTKLLPTPDTKADLGQLLRTIGFSTSPGLIRILGIIPFLTNIVFFVAAFWMLAAMVIAVRQALDYRSTFRAVAVCIIGWIIQFIIIVITVSLIARPTTSV
- a CDS encoding aminodeoxychorismate/anthranilate synthase component II; this translates as MILVIDNYDSFTYNLVQYLGELGANLKVFRNDKITIKEIKRLMPKRIVISPGPGRPKHAGISLEVVTNFCNSVPILGVCLGHQCIGEAFGAKIVGAKKLMHGKTSLIYHNNCKIFKDIRNPFLATRYHSLIVEKRGLPSSLEITAWTKQGEIMGLQHKRKPVFGVQFHPESILTGEGKKILKNFLDL
- the rho gene encoding transcription termination factor Rho, coding for MTTEAKKEIKVAKVDIVHLKEMKVSELNKVARSLNVNGISSLRKQDLIFKILQAQAEKEGLMFGEGVLEVLPDGFGFLRSPNYNYLPCPDDIYISPSQIRKFDLHTGDTVSGQIRPPKEGEKYFALLKVEAVNFENPESIKDKVLFDNLTPLYPNQRLKLEVKPEEVSMRVMDLLTPIGKGQRSMIVAAPYSGKTVLLQKIANSIAENYPEVTLIVLLIDERPEEVTDMQRIVKGEVISSTFDEPAERHVQVAEIVLEKAKRLVEHKKDVVILLDSITRLARAYNTVVPHSGKILTGGVDSNALHKPKRFFGAARAIEEGGSLTIVATALVDTGSRMDEVIFEEFKGTGNMELQLDRTLFQRRIYPAIDIKRSNTRREELLVNREQLQKTWILRKVLNELNSAEAMELLIDKLNKTKDNEEFLNSMNQAKT
- the trpC gene encoding indole-3-glycerol phosphate synthase TrpC, with translation MLSNIIKNKRIEISKAKKRRSLTSLRYRARPRDFKKAIAKRNKLCVIAEVKKASPSAGIIRSNFNPVQLALQLEKAGADALSVLTDRKFFKGHLSYISKIKAKVKLPILRKDFIIDEYQVYESRAFGADAILLIARILTQKRLKILYDLAEKLGMDCVVEVFSKSDLKKALAIKPRIIGINNRNLKTFRIDLKTTPRLMKLIPKGKLVVSESGIKRNSDISNLKKAGIDAVLIGEAFMNKKIISLALK
- a CDS encoding mannose-1-phosphate guanylyltransferase/mannose-6-phosphate isomerase, encoding MASDRHSNKNIFALILAGGVGSRFWPFSRELEPKQFMELGEGGSLIQNTLFRLQGLVRPRQIYIITRFSYFFELKRQIKKFHIPEVNILLEPEAKNTAPAIGYCARLIEQLDKDATLIVLPSDHFIRDLPKFKMSLLRAIDVADLGFLVTLGIKPKRISTGYGYIKIKRPHKRTNKRVCYYKVDRFLEKPSLEKAKKYMADRDYFWNSGIFVWKVAAFLEELKRYLPALYSQLMSINSIEDINKVWHRVKPISVDYGILERSGKIALLPATFSWADLGSWDALEDVLGKDKHGNLIQADSVDLDSKGICVFSRGKRLIATIGLEDLIIADTPDALMVCDRSRSQDVKKIIEKLKSSKRKEHIRHLTEKRPWGSYTVLQTAPGFKIKLVQIESGKRLSLQSHSKRAEHWVVVSGCAKVISCGKKKLIKSNQSIYIPKGTKHRLENPRNSTLKIVEVQTGKYLEEDDIKRFDDDFLR
- the prfA gene encoding peptide chain release factor 1, which codes for MFKKKFEDLEKRLVDIEHLLADPKIISDQPKCLSLAKELSALVEPVRDFRKWKKITLELVQLENVLEEKHDQEFLDLAKAEIEVLEATQKDLGKKLEQFLLGEDKDASLDVIVEIRAGTGGQEASLFAADLFRMYSRFADKCGWRAEILSSHPSEAGGFKEVIFSVRGKDAFRKLRFESGVHRVQRVPVTEASGRIHTSAATVAVLPEAKEADVKVDPKDLKIDVFKSSGPGGQSVNTTDSAVRITHLPSGLVIICQDERSQLKNKYKAMRVLRTRLLEAEREKNENEISNQRRSQIRSGDRSEKIRTYNFSEHRVTDHRIGLVIHRLEEILEGSLDEIIQALIENEDKDKRKRLMNNE
- the murA gene encoding UDP-N-acetylglucosamine 1-carboxyvinyltransferase, which codes for MDKLVIEGGVKLEGKVEVSGAKNAFLPILAATLLTDEVCKIHSSPKLKDVQTMIKIIEYLGKRVDFQNGTVVVKPRKELNSLAPYKLVSTMRASFCVLGPLVARLKHAKVSLPGGCIIGVRPVDLHLKGLIGLGVDINIDSGYVIASAKNNHLRGNRIYLGGEFGPSVTATANIMMAATLARGSTIIEAAACEPEISDLAEFLIKMGAKIKGAGTPIIKIDGVDKLGGAEHTVIPDRIEAGTFMVAAAITKGDILIKNCVAEHLGAIIDVLIRAGVEIKARDNELRVKSIRNTKAINVTTFPYPGFPTDMQAQTMSLMSVTSGISIIHEKVYPDRFMHVAELNRMGAHIQREGPYAVVHGVKRLSGASLMACDLRASAALVLAALVSEGKSTISRIYHLDRGYEKLDLKLQNLGAKIWREKE